One stretch of Rhinatrema bivittatum chromosome 8, aRhiBiv1.1, whole genome shotgun sequence DNA includes these proteins:
- the LOC115096655 gene encoding serine/arginine repetitive matrix protein 1-like, producing the protein MSKKQSGFKPCPCGKIMSVTDGHDRCYRCLGPDHDQDICKFCRRMSPRARRHRAYRMMELKLTNRPSTICSSPGTGVRTPPQKRRSSSLDQQTSGTGGKRRREDNQGSGFLGHSTSKNRRGAEKRHSSTGHTGPEQAGRLPSKTPSSSRPAHTTLQPAPRDHEPAPLEQTRSHKQPAPSEPNPGSGKPAHSDPHPGPRKSAPELRKPEPRKPEPLEPRQGPSKPAPTKPAPSEPISEQGHTNPEPIVHAQSAPKPASGTKPYKRRERSRHSRKSSGDSNRTPARPSRSRKDDAASSETSQTKVSRHRSSSSSSAHTKRHRRHYSSDHTRSSSLQSSSSKSRGLLTRLERRPIQITSSSSSRTPSRSSTRHSSRRSFTDTERRRSKSSPRTDHSGPELPLSPHKRHKMPQHTQKAFWDLSHSLAGFFETLQTSFVLPPEDTSAPSKPADSALEGPVDPLPRSEPVQTQPPSPVHSQISQDVSLSSHSSPSSSTGYPSDPPEKPAEPYSPPEDLSYPKFVEKMGSILKVEVQKLPEPREETLGLLKIFDTPGEPTSLPPHSMLHKVLQKSWETPFRISAVSRKTDVKFKLQKTSEYSNTQLPHDSLVVESALQRAKKTKTHASNPPGKDNKCLDDFAKRVYQNAMLTSRICHHQFYMVQYMYECVQATKGMFLTAGTEVPSPILDMEECSRHLLRAIYEGFENSSRASATAIAARRLAWLKASSIRDDLHDRLANLPCMGDNLFGDRFHDTVSKLKEQALAVQSITTPTPSRKYYPTSRRQSFSRRPYRNYQPFRTQPYPTYQRQQTQTPHQQQRRGKPRAQRQQPQQQAAPAVKPSQSF; encoded by the exons ATGTCTAAAAAACAGTCCGGTTTCAAACCTTGTCCCTGCGGTAAGATCATGTCCGTCACAGACGGCCATGATCGCTGCTACCGCTGCTTGGGACCGGACCACGATCAagatatttgtaaattttgtcGACGGATGTCCCCGAGAGCAAGGCGTCATCGGGCCTACCGGATGATGGAGCTAAAATTAACTAATCGACCGTCGACCATCTGCTCCTCCCCCGGTACGGGAGTACGGACGCCTCCTCAAAAGAGAAGATCATCTTCATTAGATCAACAAACCTCTGGGACCGGAGGTAAGCGAAGGAGGGAGGATAACCAGGGATCTGGTTTTCTTGGGCATTCCACTTCCAAAAATCGTCGTGGAGCCGAAAAACGCCACAGCTCGACGGGCCATACTGGGCCGGAGCAGGCGGGAAGACTCCCCTCTAAGACACCGAGTTCATCGAGGCCGGCACATACAACGCTGCAACCGGCGCCGAGGGATCACGAACCGGCACCGTTGGAGCAAACACGGAGCCATAAACAGCCGGCGCCGTCGGAGCCGAACCCGGGATCGGGCAAGCCGGCGCACTCGGATCCGCATCCGGGGCCGAGAAAATCGGCGCCGGAGCTGAGGAAACCGGAGCCGAGGAAACCGGAGCCGTTGGAGCCGAGACAAGGGCCAAGTAAACCGGCGCCGACTAAACCGGCGCCGTCGGAGCCGATATCGGAGCAGGGACATACAAATCCGGAGCCGATAGTACACGCGCAATCGGCGCCGAAACCGGCGTCGGGAACAAAGCCCTACAAAAGACGGGAAAGATCACGACATTCCCGAAAATCCTCGGGCGATAGCAATCGCACTCCAGCCAGACCTTCTCGTTCGAGAAAGGATGATGCTGCAAGTAGCGAGACTTCCCAGACAAAAGTCTCGCGCCATAGGTCCTCCTCATCATCTTCCGCACATACCAAGCGGCACAGGCGACATTACTCTTCGGATCATACCAGAAGTAGTTCCCTACAATCCTCTTCCTCAAAATCTAGAGGACTGTTGACACGGTTAGAGAGACGACCTATTCAAATAACTTCATCGTCCTCCTCTCGTACACCTTCTAGGTCTTCGACTAGACACTCCTCTCGTAGAAGTTTCACTGATACCGAGAGAAGGCGTTCTAAATCATCTCCTCGGACAGACCACTCGGGACCGGAACTCCCACTATCTCCTCACAAGCGACACAAGATGCCGCAACATACCCAAAAGGCATTCTGGGATCTCTCGCATTCCCTAGCGGGATTTTTTGAGACACTGCAAACCTCTTTTGTCTTACCACCAGAAGATACCTCTGCCCCATCAAAACCGGCAGATTCCGCACTAGAAGGGCCGGTTGATCCGTTACCAAGGTCTGAGCCAGTGCAAACACAGCCGCCGTCCCCGGTTCACTCTCAGATCTCACAGGATGTGTCTTTATCATCgcactcctctccttcctcatctACTGGATACCCTTCGGACCCACCTGAAAAACCAGCGGAGCCATATTCTCCCCCGGAAGATCTTTCCTACCCCAAATTCGTTGAAAAGATGGGCTCCATTTTGAAGGTGGAAGTGCAAAAGCTGCCGGAACCCAGAGAAGAGACCTTAGGCTTGTTAAAAATATTTGACACACCAGGGGAGCCTACATCTTTGCCCCCCCATAGTATGCTACACAAGGTACTGCAGAAATCGTGGGAGACGCCCTTCAGGATTTCAGCAGTCTCAAGGAAAACGGACGTAAAGTTTAAGTTACAGAAAACGTCAGAGTACTCCAATACCCAATTGCCACACGACTCTTTAGTCGTAGAGTCAGCTTTACAAAGAGCCAAGAAGACAAAAACACACGCCTCTAACCCACCGGGTAAAGACAATAAATGCTTGGATGATTTCGCCAAACGagtttatcaaaatgcgatgcTAACTTCACGCATTTgtcaccatcaattctacatggtccaGTACATGTATGAGTGTGTTCAGGCGACAAAAGGGATGTTTCTCACCGCTGGAACCGAAGTTCCTTCCCCTATTctggac ATGGAAGAATGCTCCCGACATTTGCTGAGAGCAATCTATGAAGGGTTCGAGAATTCCTCAAGAGCATCAGCTACTGCAATAGCAGCGCGCAGACTGGCGTGGTTGAAAGCTAGTTCGATTCGAGATGATTTGCATGATCGACTAGCCAATCTTCCCTGCAtgggagacaatttgtttggggacCGTTTCCATGATACCGTAAGCAAATTGAAAGAACAAGCGCTGGCGGTCCAATCTATAACCACGCCAACTCCTTCCAGGAAGTACTATCCAACGTCTCGTCGCCAATCTTTCTCTCGACGACCTTATAGGAATTATCAACCTTTCAGAACGCAGCCTTACCCAACATACCAAAGGCAACAAACACAAACTCCTCATCAGCAACAGCGGAGGGGTAAACCGAGGGCACAAAGACAACAACCGCAACAACAGGCAGCACCTGCGGTTAAGCCTTCGCAATCTTTTTAA
- the BCL2L1 gene encoding bcl-2-like protein 1 — MADVSRALVLDFVSYKLRQKGHAWPGLPNGSPSCQAEPVKRALQQAGDEFELRYRRAFSDLAAQLQLSAECAQQSFQQVVTELFRDGVNWGRIIAFFSFGGALSVESADKGMGALVPDIVGWMSAYFSQHLEPWVRDNGGWDAFVELYGNNAAAESRKRQETFSKWLLTGLSVAGILLLGSYLSRR; from the exons ATGGCggacgtgagcagggccctggtGCTGGACTTTGTCTCGTACAAGCTGCGGCAGAAGGGGCACGCGTGGCCGGGGCTGCCGAACGGGAGCCCCTCCTGCCAGGCGGAGCCGGTGAAGCGGGCCCTGCAGCAGGCGGGGGACGAGTTCGAGCTCCGCTACCGCAGGGCCTTCAGCGACCTGGCGGCGCAGCTGCAGCTCAGCGCCGAGTGCGCGCAGCAGAGCTTCCAGCAGGTGGTGACCGAGCTCTTCCGGGACGGCGTCAACTGGGGCCGCATCATCGCCTTCTTCTCCTTCGGGGGGGCGCTGAGCGTGGAGAGCGCCGACAAGGGCATGGGCGCCCTGGTGCCGGACATCGTGGGCTGGATGAGCGCCTACTTCAGCCAGCACCTGGAGCCCTGGGTGCGGGACAATGGAGGCTGG GATGCATTCGTGGAGCTGTACGGAAATAATGCTGCAGCCGAGAGCAGGAAACGCCAAGAGACGTTTAGCAAGTGGCTACTGACTGGACTCTCAGTGGCCGGTATCCTGCTGCTGGGGTCTTATCTAAGTCGGAGATAG